The sequence ATTACCTCGCTGATTAGATGTAGTTCAAACCTCATCGCTTTATGGGTGAGGTAATTTCATACTTCAGCCTTTAGTTGACATTCTCTTTACGATAGCGTCTATCAATGAGATGAGACAGGTTTTGCAACATGAGGGGTTCCCATTTCTCAGCTATTGGGGATTGTGATATTTGGGGAATTATGAAAAATCGAGCGATCGCACTACTACCTTCACGCCGTATGCTGGACGTAGTGTGATTGCGGCTTGGGGTACGATGGGATGCTCTGGGACAAGAGTTAATTCAAATTTGCGAGCAATAGTCGCTAAGATTAAAACTGCTTCTAAAAGTGCAAAGCTTTTACCAATACAAATGCGGGGGCCATCGCCAAAGGGAAAATAAACTCCTCTGGGTAAACTTTTCTCTAAATCGTTAGTCCAGCGCTCCGGTTTAAATACCTCTGGTTCTGCAAAATAACGCGGATGGCGATGCATCACCCACTGGCTCATCATCAACATACAGCCAGATGGCACCTCATAGCCACCAATTTCGCAATCTTGAGCAGCTTCACGAGCCATCATGAATACGGGAGGATAAATCCGCATCGCTTCCTTGATGACCATCTCGGTGTAAGGTAACTGTGGTATGTCTGCAATGCTCGGTGAATTATTGCCTAAAACTTGTTGTAATTCCGCTAACAATTTGTCACGAACTTGAGGATAACGAGATAATAGTAACCATACACCTGTTAAAGTATTAGATGTAGTTTCATGCCCTGCTAGCATTAAAGTGGCAATTTCGTCGCGTAATTGGCGATCGCTCATTTGGCTACCATCAATTTCATCACGAGCCTCCATCAACATGGAGAGTAAATCTCCTGAATTTTCATTACTCGTGCGCCGTTGATTAATCATTTGATAGATAGTTAGATCCATCTGCTCAACAGCATTTTTATAACGAATATTTTCAGGTATAGGCAACCATTCTACAAAAACAAAATTTTCTTTACGCTTACTTTCAAACCAATCCATTGCTGAGTTTAACGCCTCAGCAACATTTTGAGCTTCTTGATCTGCAAGATCGCGGTTAAAAATTGTCTTCATCACAATATTTAAAGTCAAACGCATCATATCCTGATGCACATCCCGCGTTTCTCCATCTCGCCAAGTCTCAAGCATTTGTTCAGTATAACTAACCATGATATTCCCGTAATTAGCGATGCGTTTTTGGTGGAATACTGGCTGTAATAAACGACGCTGACGTAACCAAGATTCTCCTTCACTTGTTAAAAGTCCTTCACCCACCAAGCTTTTGAGAGCGCGTGAACCCCGACTTTTGATAAAAAAATTTCGCTCTTTCAGCACCTGCTCAATATAGCTAGGATTAGTTAATAAACAAGCTGGATTTAAAGCTAAATACATAGGTACAATATCGCCATATTCACGACCGCACCTAGTTAAAAAATCGAGAGGAGCCTGTCCAAAATCAACCAGACTACCGACAAGAGAATCTCCTTTTGGCCCAGGTAATTCAAATATAGTTTTAGAGGTCATATTTGTGCTAATTTTAGGGGATATAACAATTTTTGGTGAATACGCATGTAAAAAATCAACACATATTGGTGTTGATAAGTAAATATTGAAAAGCTTTCTATCTCCAGACTTCTATCACAAGGAAGATATCAACTACAAATATCTTTTCCTAGCTCTTTTTAAAACATATCTGGATATTTTCATCACTCACAAATTACATAATTACACGCTTTATTCCCTAACTCCTAACCCCTAACCTTAAGAAACTTCGTTAGCAACAACACCAACTAAATTTAAATTGCTCAAAATTTCTTTAGCCTGAATCAATTCATTTCGCTTAACTTGACCAATGCGACTCACCATGATGATTCCATCACATAAGGGGGCGAGAATTCTTGCATCAACCATATCTGAAATTGCCGAAGCATCAATCAATACTAAATCATAATTCTGCCCAAAATATGCAATTAATTGTTTCATTCTCTGAGAACTAAATAGCGTCACTGTATCTTCTGGAAAAGGCCCAGCAGTCAAAACATCAATAGATGGGTGAATGGGTTGGATATATTCATGAATTTGGCTATTTGTTTCATCAACTAATAACAGAGACAACCCCCAATCATTAGAAATTTCTAAAATATTATGTAGACTAGGACGCTGGAGATTAGCATCAATCAGCAGTACTCGTTGATGCATATGAGCAGCACTAGCTGCTAATCCCAAAGCTAAAGTTGTTTTCCCTTCACCAACCGATGTTGAAGTTAACAGCAGCGATTTTACAGGCGAGGAATGTTTTAATATCTGTAGGTTTTGGTAAATTATTTCTAAACTTTGGTGATGGGGTAGTATGACATCGTTTGCTGTTATTAAATATGGTAGATTTTTTTCTCTTTCATTAGATAGGTTTGGCAAACGCTTTTTAAACCTATTCATGCTTAAATTGGGCATTTTACCTAATAATTGGAGACGCGCCAATCTTTGTAATTCTTGTGTGGAATAGATCGATTTATCAAATAATTCCCAAATTACAGCAACCAAAATACCTAAAATTGGCCCAGCTATCACGCCTACAAATAAAAGTAATGACTTGTGATTACTAATGTCAGTTCCAATTGCTGGTTCTTGCAAAACCTGCCAATCAAACCCACCTTGAGCAATTTTTAATCCTAATAATTGTTGTTGTTGAAGCAATTGTTCAAGACTTTTTTGATTAGTTTCTACGTCTGGGAGTAGTCGATTATATTCTGCTATTAAGCTTGGGTATTTTTTCAGTTCTACTCGCAGATTTTGTTCTGATTCGATTAAACTTTTTTCGTTAGCAATCAATCCTAAAGCTTTTGTTTGTGTCTGAATAACCTCTGCCATTAATTTAACATCAACACCTTCGATTTCATTTGGTACTGATAGCGATTTTTCAGAATTACCAGGATGGATAACTTTATTTTCTAGTAATTTTTTTGCTTCTTGTTGTAATAACGCCAGTTGATTTTGGCGTTGCTGCTTTAGTGTTTGTACCGTGGGAGAAGCATCTGTATAGCGCTTTTGTTCTTGAACTAAAGTTAATTCAGTTTTTTGAATCTCATTGAGCAAAGCTTGATAACGAGTCGAGCGGTTTAAATGAGGAGTAATCAGGGCGTTTTGGGATGAGGACGCCATTTTTTGTTTTAAGTTTGCATACAGGGTTTGTACTTGTTGAATTTCCGCGCTGGTAGTTTGTAAATTCTTCTGGATATCAGCAAGAGATGTGAGTAAAATTTTACTTTGTGCTTCTGGATCTAGTAGGTTATGTTTTTTGCGAAATTCTTCTAGCCGATTTTGAGATTGAATTAATTTTTGTTTAATTTCTGGTAGACGGGCGTTAATAAAAGCTAAACCTTGATGCAATCGCTCATTTTTCTGTTGGATGTTGTAATCTTGATAAACTGTCTGTAAGGCTTGCAAAACTCTTTGCGTTTTGACTGGATCTTGGTCTTGAAAAGAAATTTCAAATACTTGACTAAAAACCTTGTTAACTGTTCTGATTCCTTCTAATTGTGTAACTTTTAAAGGTGGTTTTTTATCTTCCTCTTGACTAAAACTGATATCTTCTACGGTAATATTTGGATAGTAAGGACGCAGTAAATCTACAGTTTTCCGGATTAACTTTGAACTCAGCATCAGTTTTAACTGAATTGTATATTCAGCAACGTGAGCAGCAGAATCTGTAAATTTAATTTCTGAATTATGTTGGCTATTATTTGAGCTTAAATCTTCTTTTAATTTGGAAATCACTAACATCTGCATTGAACTTTGATACATGGGTTTGTTAATGATAGTCATGAAACTCGCAAAAGACATAACTACGCCAGAAACAACCAATATCAAATATCTGCGACGAAGTAGAATCGTAGATAATTTTTTAATTTTAATCAGACTTGGGGAAGATGTATTAACCATTTGTCCTTGATTCAGACTACTATCAGCCATTATCAAAGTCCTCTGATCTCACAACAATATATCCGGACGATTATGAGAAAACCTGTTGAAGATTTTCTCTAGCAATAGACGTAGCAGTATGTGAAATGATTCTGGATTAAATCGACAGTTTTCTATATTTTTACGGTTGTATTATGATTTTATGTAATTTTTATTTCTATGTAAAAAATATTTTTTACATTGATAAATAAGTGATTGATCTTGAACAAGATAGCCATTATACTAATTAGTCAAACTTATTGGTATTAATTACAAAGCAGTCAAATCTTTTCTAGAAGCAGCGTTGCAAATTTTATACAATAAAAATATATTTTACGTATTAAAAAATTTGGAGTAAGCGCACTACGCTGAATCTAGGTATATCAAGATGATTTGAATTGGTATTCATGAAAAAAGATAAACCCGAATTATCATCATAATTCGGGTTGATTGTGTTGTTAATTTACAAATATCGCTATGCTTCTAAAGCCGATAAAATGCGATCGCTCAATGACCAACGATTAGAATTAGGTCTAATCCAACGCTTTTCTGCTTCGTTATAATCACGCTGATGTATGATTGCAGACATCAAGTCTTTTTTCTGTTGTTCTTTAAGCTGCGATACCATTTTTTCTGCGCCTCGCAATGCACAAGTCTGCTCAAATGCTGTTTCTGAATTATTAATGATCTGGAGAATTGTATAAAAATAATTTGGATCACCTGACCATTCCACC is a genomic window of Fortiea contorta PCC 7126 containing:
- a CDS encoding cytochrome P450, which translates into the protein MTSKTIFELPGPKGDSLVGSLVDFGQAPLDFLTRCGREYGDIVPMYLALNPACLLTNPSYIEQVLKERNFFIKSRGSRALKSLVGEGLLTSEGESWLRQRRLLQPVFHQKRIANYGNIMVSYTEQMLETWRDGETRDVHQDMMRLTLNIVMKTIFNRDLADQEAQNVAEALNSAMDWFESKRKENFVFVEWLPIPENIRYKNAVEQMDLTIYQMINQRRTSNENSGDLLSMLMEARDEIDGSQMSDRQLRDEIATLMLAGHETTSNTLTGVWLLLSRYPQVRDKLLAELQQVLGNNSPSIADIPQLPYTEMVIKEAMRIYPPVFMMAREAAQDCEIGGYEVPSGCMLMMSQWVMHRHPRYFAEPEVFKPERWTNDLEKSLPRGVYFPFGDGPRICIGKSFALLEAVLILATIARKFELTLVPEHPIVPQAAITLRPAYGVKVVVRSLDFS
- a CDS encoding GumC family protein produces the protein MADSSLNQGQMVNTSSPSLIKIKKLSTILLRRRYLILVVSGVVMSFASFMTIINKPMYQSSMQMLVISKLKEDLSSNNSQHNSEIKFTDSAAHVAEYTIQLKLMLSSKLIRKTVDLLRPYYPNITVEDISFSQEEDKKPPLKVTQLEGIRTVNKVFSQVFEISFQDQDPVKTQRVLQALQTVYQDYNIQQKNERLHQGLAFINARLPEIKQKLIQSQNRLEEFRKKHNLLDPEAQSKILLTSLADIQKNLQTTSAEIQQVQTLYANLKQKMASSSQNALITPHLNRSTRYQALLNEIQKTELTLVQEQKRYTDASPTVQTLKQQRQNQLALLQQEAKKLLENKVIHPGNSEKSLSVPNEIEGVDVKLMAEVIQTQTKALGLIANEKSLIESEQNLRVELKKYPSLIAEYNRLLPDVETNQKSLEQLLQQQQLLGLKIAQGGFDWQVLQEPAIGTDISNHKSLLLFVGVIAGPILGILVAVIWELFDKSIYSTQELQRLARLQLLGKMPNLSMNRFKKRLPNLSNEREKNLPYLITANDVILPHHQSLEIIYQNLQILKHSSPVKSLLLTSTSVGEGKTTLALGLAASAAHMHQRVLLIDANLQRPSLHNILEISNDWGLSLLLVDETNSQIHEYIQPIHPSIDVLTAGPFPEDTVTLFSSQRMKQLIAYFGQNYDLVLIDASAISDMVDARILAPLCDGIIMVSRIGQVKRNELIQAKEILSNLNLVGVVANEVS